A stretch of Lathyrus oleraceus cultivar Zhongwan6 unplaced genomic scaffold, CAAS_Psat_ZW6_1.0 chrUn0009, whole genome shotgun sequence DNA encodes these proteins:
- the LOC127112019 gene encoding uncharacterized protein LOC127112019, giving the protein MAFFTLNPILTPLSSSLKPNPPSSSSCNYRLPSIISISSRSRFSRHVVRMAPEEEKLVRRSPLDFPIEWERPKPGRRSDIFPQFSPMKTPLPPPMPADPPEEDEENEEEEEDPEKEEPEQQ; this is encoded by the exons ATGGCTTTCTTCACCCTAAACCCTATTCTCACTCCTCTCTCTTCTTCGCTTAAACCTaatcctccttcttcttcttcttgtaaCTATCGATTACCGTCTATCATCTCTATCTCTTCCCGTTCGCGTTTTTCGAGGCATGTTGTTCGTATGGCTCCTGAAGAAGAGAAGTTAGTCCGTCGTTCGCCTCTCGATTTCCCAATC GAGTGGGAGAGGCCTAAGCCAGGACGAAGATCAGATATATTCCCTCAGTTTAGTCCGATGAAGACACCTTTGCCACCTCCAATGCCTGCAGATCCTCCGGAAGAGGATGAAGAAAatgaagaggaagaggaagatCCTGAAAAGGAGGAGCCAGAGCAGCAATAG